The sequence ACTCCTCAGGCTGGGGTCATTAAAATTAAACTTCTTGGCACTATAAAAACTAATTTTACTGCATTTATTACTCCTAGCACCCCTAAAGGAAACAGATTAAAACGCATTAAAGTACGTGAAACTAAAGAAGGATTTCAAACTGCATATAAATTCCTAACATTTAATTTCCTTCCTAAGGGATATTCACAATCAATTTATTCATTTATAAAAAACCTTATCCCAATAGGACGGACACTTAAACTATATGATAA comes from Borrelia hispanica CRI and encodes:
- a CDS encoding DUF735 family protein, which gives rise to TPQAGVIKIKLLGTIKTNFTAFITPSTPKGNRLKRIKVRETKEGFQTAYKFLTFNFLPKGYSQSIYSFIKNLIPIGRTLKLYD